CAAGCCGCCGTCTCTGCCACGGCCTCCAGCTCGGTGGGCCGCTTCGAGCCCGCCCGCGCCAAAATTGCCCTGATTAACCGTGACAAGGCTAGCGAGGCGGGCCGCAACCTAGGCCAAGGCTTAGAAGATTACTTGAAAAAGTCATCCGATTTAGTGGCGGTAGATGACGACCTTCAATCCTTGCAAGACGCGAACGTGTCTGGCAAGAGCGATTTGACCATCATCATTCCCTCTGGCTACGGGCAGCAATTCCTAGATAAACTCAACGAATCGCAATCCTCAAGCCAGCCAGGGTCCGCAGCCCTGCCCGAGGTGGAGACCGCCGCCTCCTATAATTCCAGCCGAGGCAGTCTGGCCCAGCTGCAAATAGATGCCTTCTTTGACGGCCTGCGCACGGCTTCGCTCACCGGACTTGGGCGAGCGCCGGGAGCTGCTCAGGCTGAGTCTGCCGCAACATCTGGCTCTGCGCCTGCGTCTAGCTTTGGCGCTGCCTCAACGTCTGCGCCTGCGTCTGCTTCCGCAAGCCCCGTAGCCTCGCACGCCCAGAGCCAAGCGCCTTCCCCAACCCCGCTCAGCCCCGCCGACCTCAAGTCAGCGGCCGCCTACACGGTGTCTCACTACGCCAGCAACCAGCCGGCCATCAAGGTGCAGACCACCAGCAAAAAGGACGCGAAGACTCTGGCCGCCGGTTTCGCAGGCACTATCAGTCTAGCCGCCTACCCGCTTATGACAGCCCTCACGGTCTGCGTGGCTATCCTCTTCGGTGCCTTCAACTCGCCCGACCGCCACCGCCGCCTCCTGTCCTCCCCGCTGCCCACCGCGGCCCTGGATTGGCAGGAGCTGCTAGCCGCTTTCATCCTGGCAGTGGTCTCCTGGGGCTACTACCTGCTGGCGGCCGTCGGCAGCACCACAGCGGCCGGTGGTTCCGTGGCCTCCCTGGGTTGGGGGCGGGTGTGGCTGAGCTTTGCGGCCATGTTCGTCTTCGCTCTGGCAGCGGCGGCCTTTGGTTTCATGCTCTCCCAGTTCAACCCCTCCTCCTCGGTGATTAACGCGGTGGGTGTCATCGCTGGCCTGCTGATTATGTTCACCTCCGGCGCTACCTCGGGCGGCTACCTGCCCACGTCCATGCAGACCATCGGCAAGCTCACCCCCGGCTGGTGGTACAACTCCGCGGTCACCGCAGCCATGGGCGTGGACTCCTCCGGCCAGAATGCAGCGACGGGCAGCACCGGCATCGGCTCCTGGTTGGCGCCCCTAGGCCTCATCGCCCTCTTCGCCCTAGCCTATATCTGCGTAGGGCTGATGGCCTCCCGCCTGACTCGCACCCGCTCCACCCTGGCAGCCGCCACCACCTCCGACCCCACCCTGGTCGGCTAACCCGCCCGGCAGCTCACCCTCTGGGGCGCAAGGACAGCAATCCCCATCCTTGCGCCCCAATTATCGGTTAAGCTGAGAGAACAGAAAGGAGTGAGCATGAGTGCTATGGCTACTGCCGACAGCGATGCCCTGCACGACTTTGGGGGCCGCGCAGGCGACCTCGGCGGACAGCCCTACCCCAATCTCCGCCTCAATCCTAACTCACTTCACCTTATTCGGCCCCGCAAAGATCCCCAAGAGCGCCTCATCTGGCCCAGTGACCTAGACGACGATGACGACGAATAATCTGAGCAAGCCATAATCTTCTCACTTCTCAGATTTCAACCCAGGGTCCGTTCTTGCTCTTAGTCTTGACGCGCCCGAGCAGCCTGGATAAAATCCTCGCTGAAGGATTTTTCCAAAGACTGCCAATAAGCTTCTTGGTCTAGGCCGCGCCCAGTCGGCGCAGCAGCAAACTCAAGTACTTTCCTATCACTTACCATGCTTCCCGCCTCCCTTAAGAATCCACCAAACCATCGATGCCCGAAACAATCTTCGCCCAGATCTACCAGTCTACGAACGAATTACTGTATTGTACGTTACCGGAAGCAGAGTGCCAAGAGCAAAGAACCTGAGATAACCACTCCACCAATAGGAGCAAACTGGATAGTTAAAGAGGCACAAAGTATGCTGCCAATGCCACTAACAACAGTCAATCTTGAGCCGCTGAGAATGCGGAAATGGGCGGCAATTTGCGGGGATATACGCCAAAATGTGTGCGTTTTTGGGGGTGTGAGCCCTTGTGCCAGTGGGGCTGAGGGCTGTTAGTAAGTGGTTGAGGGGACTCTTAAGGGTGGCCAAAATGTGTGCGTTTTTCATGGGCTGAGCGCTTGTGTCAGTAGGTGTGAGCACTGTTCGTAAGTGCTGCCTCAACCTCTAACGCATGCCAGCCCACCAATGGCCACTATGCCAGGCTACCTAGAACCAAACAACATGTCATACAAGTATCGTAACAGCTTCTTAACCCAGTATTTCTGCCGGTTCAGACCACTCAG
This window of the Bombiscardovia nodaiensis genome carries:
- a CDS encoding multidrug permease ABC transporter — encoded protein: MSTYKTALRVVWAHKFYFLIYLVGMSAIMLVIGFSNMQAAVSATASSSVGRFEPARAKIALINRDKASEAGRNLGQGLEDYLKKSSDLVAVDDDLQSLQDANVSGKSDLTIIIPSGYGQQFLDKLNESQSSSQPGSAALPEVETAASYNSSRGSLAQLQIDAFFDGLRTASLTGLGRAPGAAQAESAATSGSAPASSFGAASTSAPASASASPVASHAQSQAPSPTPLSPADLKSAAAYTVSHYASNQPAIKVQTTSKKDAKTLAAGFAGTISLAAYPLMTALTVCVAILFGAFNSPDRHRRLLSSPLPTAALDWQELLAAFILAVVSWGYYLLAAVGSTTAAGGSVASLGWGRVWLSFAAMFVFALAAAAFGFMLSQFNPSSSVINAVGVIAGLLIMFTSGATSGGYLPTSMQTIGKLTPGWWYNSAVTAAMGVDSSGQNAATGSTGIGSWLAPLGLIALFALAYICVGLMASRLTRTRSTLAAATTSDPTLVG